Part of the Trichoplusia ni isolate ovarian cell line Hi5 chromosome 16, tn1, whole genome shotgun sequence genome, tatacactaaaaccttcctcaagaattgctctatctatcgttgaaaaccgcataaaaatccgttcagtacttttctagtttatcgcgaacagacagacagacagacgcggcgagggactttgttttataatatgtatgtatagaaCTATCACTGCAGTCTTGTTTTGTGTATAAATCGGTTTTTCCAACACACAATAAAAATAGGAAGGCTGAAAATTTAGGTTAGCCTTTTGAAAGTTGCAACATACTCCTAATGTAATCAGAAGATGATATTTATATCACTGAATGGCATATTTtcgaaattattaattagtataaTAAATTTGCTAATCACCCTATTCTCTCTATTTCAGCCAATTTCTTCGTCGTGCAATTGATTGTCGATCGACTGGGGAGACGGAACAGCATGATCCTGGTCACTATACCAAAGATAGTGGCTTgctttatgtttatatttgtcggaGACGTATGGGTTTTACTGGTTGGTAGAGCCTTCCTCGGTGTGGGAGAAGTCGGGACCTTCACTATACTGCCGATGTACTCTTCGGAAGTTGCAAGTGTAAGTGGACTTTATGCCTCAAGACTTGTAACACTATTTGCCTTATCTGCCTTTGAATGAGCTGGACTCTAAGAAAAgcacatataaaataaatgtgtcaagATTACCTGCCGTCCACCATTACGTAATTCTGAAGTGAGGGACATGAAAGTTAGACGATACTTTTATCTATTTGAAAGATTAATCAATGAGTTTTAGTTTAGTTAACTGGATTCCAGTGACACAGCAGACCTTATCACGTAATTAAGGACTTGGAAAATTAATATAGCACATAACCCGTATCAACATATAATGATGTTTTGTACTGCCCAATAACCTTTGAGCCTCGTATCCAGATTCAGATATAGATAGACGGATATcgatttcaaacattttattattttccgtGAATCGAAAGCAGGAAAACGGCGGAAATAATCTGTTGTAACTTGCATTCGTTTGTGATAtctgtttgattttatttgtcaGCTGTCAAGATAGTCATCAAGTAAACGCTTCTTTGATTACAGAAAGAGATTCGCGGCAGCTTGGGTGTTATGCAACAGATTATGACCTCTGCAGGAGTACTCATCATGCTGTCAATGGGGCCCTTCGTCTCCTACGTGACCCTGAACACCGTGCTGACCATCATCACTGTTCTATCGTACATCCCGCTGTTTATTCTGCCAGAAAGTCCCTACTTTTTGTACTCCAGAGGTAAAGTTAAAAAActcatcaataaaaaatgatgtaaattaaaaagtatttcattgcTAGTCGGACTCGTGACTTCGTAAAATTCGGTTTCGTAAAAATAGGCAGAAgaatattcaaacttttttttaaatatgtgtaaaaataactcaaacCTGCTATAATAGTACCAAGAAGGCTAAAAACCACTGTTCCAATTTCAGGGAGGAAAGACGAAACACTCAAGGTCCTGATGTTGCTTCGAGGAACAGAGGACATAGCTAACGAAGAAATGAAAGATTACGAAATAGCGGCGCAAAAGCACAAGGGTAGCATCAGCAAAATAGAAATTTTGAAGAACCCATTGTTCAGAAAATCTCTAGCTCTGGTCTGCTTACTGGCTTTTGGAGCCCAATTTTCTGGTCTCAATGCAGTGTCGGCTTATTTGCAAACGATACTGGAGTCTACTCAGACGTCGGTGAGACCTGAGATCGCCTCAGTGATTATTGGTTCCATACAAATGTTCGCTAGTATCTGTACAACGCTGGTGACTGATCGATTTGGCAGGAAGGTTATAATGGTTTCGACTACATTTGGAATGGCATTGGGAATGGTAAGAAGATTGATTAGTTTTTCTTAGAgacttacatacatacacatagcGCACTCCACAACACACAACTGAAAATATACGAGACTACTTCAAATCGCGTACAATAGGAATTTGCGTTATGGTCTAAACATGAATAACGCCATGAACAAGTGAGTTGACATGACAGAGAGTGAACATTTCGAGTGACTCACGTGTTGCAGTCACGATTTATTAcgattaaaatcaaatatgcattagtaagttatttattcattagtaGTTACAACAAATACAGTTGTTACTTGTTTATTCAGATGTTAAGCGGACTTGGGTTGTTCCTTTGCATGTCCAGTGTTTTGTTCCTTGTAGTCTTTGTTTGTACctaatttttttacaatctgTGGAAAAATGTTAGGAGTGCCCTCGTATACATGGTTGCAGTACAAGACTAGTGGAGACGTAGACTTACCTTCTCTATGACTGT contains:
- the LOC113501992 gene encoding facilitated trehalose transporter Tret1-like, whose product is MSILEIIDSPLLRQYVVVTLVNLSAVATGMGLGWPSPVIVKLSDTNQTVLPEPITQNQGSWIVSIGLLTNMATNFFVVQLIVDRLGRRNSMILVTIPKIVACFMFIFVGDVWVLLVGRAFLGVGEVGTFTILPMYSSEVASKEIRGSLGVMQQIMTSAGVLIMLSMGPFVSYVTLNTVLTIITVLSYIPLFILPESPYFLYSRGRKDETLKVLMLLRGTEDIANEEMKDYEIAAQKHKGSISKIEILKNPLFRKSLALVCLLAFGAQFSGLNAVSAYLQTILESTQTSVRPEIASVIIGSIQMFASICTTLVTDRFGRKVIMVSTTFGMALGMLGLGTFFRLRDVGVTVGFMNYVPLISLILLVFCNGAGVGSLLWILNAELFDDRSRGFGMPIGVTVTSICMFLTTKYFASVITALGPDVTYWIFSGNCLLFALFIFFCIPETKGKSFLEIQESLGRKRNKKYSSVRV